CTTCCCGCGAGATCATGCCTCAATTCCACGCGTCGTCCGTTTTCGAGCGCGACGATGGCTCCGACTTCCCACTCGTCGTCGTCCCACGGCCTGTGGCGCTCCGCGAACCGCTTCTCCTCCTTCCGCATCGCCCCCTTGCCGCGCCGCATGCCGCAGAGCCCGGCGTACAGCGCCGCGTGCCAGGACGATTTCCCCGCCTCGTTGCGTCCGAAGACGACGTTCATGCCCGGCGCCAGTTCCAGCGTCTCATCCCGGAAGGGGCCGAAGCGATGGGCCGTCACGGACTCGAAGCGCATCACAGCACCTCGAGGTCGTCGCGTCCGTCGAGCGCCCGCAGTCCCATCCGCAGGACACGGCGCTCCTCATCTTCCGCCAACTCCGCTCCCATCACATCCTCGACGAACCGTCCTCGCACGGTGGGCTCCCCGCGGATCTCTTCGAGGTCGTACGCCAGGTGCAATTCGGACTTTCGGACCTGCACGGCGTCGAACGTTTCGAGCAACTGCTCGCGGATCGTGTCCTCCTGGAGGTCGAGGGACGGCTCGAGGTCGCCGCACACCGTGAGACGCGCGAGTCCCGCGAGGCTCTCCGTCATCGCGCGCAGCGTGTCCCGAATCTGCTGGCGGCTCGTGAGGCCCGTGACATCGAGCCGCAGATCGTGAACCGGGGTGACCGCCACGACGTGGCGCTCTCGCGCGACCTCGCCCTCCGCGTCGATCGTCGCCACGACGGGTCCGCGCTCCCCCTCCTCTCCGAACTGCAGCGGGTCGGGGTTGCCCGGATAGGTGTGATGGGCGCCGTCCGCCGGCCGGTGATAGTGGCCGAGGAACGCGTGATTCAGTCCGCTTTCCGGGATCTCGGCGGTCTCGAATGGGGCGTACGGCGCCTTCCGTTCACCCTGTGCCGCGAGCCACGACCGTTCCGCTCCGTGAAAGAGCGCCACGTGCGCCCCCGCCCCGGAGACGCGGAAGCCGTCGCCGAGGAAGTTGTCCGTGTTGGCGGGAGCGCAGTGCGCGCCCCCCCAGAGCGTGATGCCGGGCGCGAGGGAGACCGCCTGCAGCGTCGCATCCCGAAAGATGTGGACGTTCCCGCTCCATCCCTCTGTCGCGTACGCGCTCGTCGGCCCGTACCAGTCGTGATTGCCGGGCGCGACGTAGACGGGCACCGGGTCGAGAGAGGCGAAGGTCTGCCGCAGGAAGTTCGCCGTGTCGAGCGTGACGCGATCGTGCTCGTACAGGTCGCCTCCGCAGAAGAGTGCGTCCGCGCCGGTCGAGCGCACGAGTTCCACGATCGCGAGCAGGGTGTCGCGAAGCGCCTCGCGCCGCCGCCGCGCCACGTCGCCCGTCGCCTCGCACCACGCGAACGGGGAGTCGAGATGGAGGTCGGCGAAGTGGACGATCGTCCGTTGCACAGTCAGGTGAGAAACGCCTCGATGCGGCCCCAGTTCGCCTCCGCGTCGGAGGCTCCCAGCTCCACGAGCGCCCGGATGTACTCGCTCTCGAACAGGAGATAACTCAGGAAGTCGGCGGTCTTGATGTCCGGCGTTCCGAGACCTCGCACGAGAAACCTGAGCGCCGGGGGAAGTTCGATCTCGAAGTCGCGGGCGAGTTTCCCGATGTCCCGCGAGGGTCTCAGGATAAGCAGGTCGACGCGGCGCAGACCCTGGCTCTCGGAGACCTCGCGGGGGAGTCGGTCGACGAGGAGGTTGATCCGGCGCAGCGCGGCGGCGTCCCAGTCCAGCGTGTCGAGAAAGACCGAGTTCAGCAGCAGGCCCAGGACTCGTGCAGGCGGGGGATATCCGGTCGTGTCCGGCGCCCGCGCCTCCAGTTCGGACCGTCGGTAACGGGCCGAGATCGTGAAGATGCGGTCCGCCCCCATGTGAATCGCGGGCGCCAGCGGCGCGGCAGTGCGAAAGCTCCCGTCCCCGTAATACTGCTGGCCGAGCTTGATGGCCGGGAACACGAGCGGGATCGACGCGGAGGCGAGGATGTGGTCCACCGAAATGTTCGTCCGCACGAGTCGGTAGTGTGCGCTCGCGCGCCCGGGCCCCGACCGCGGTTCGCCCTGTACGAAAAGGACCGTGCGGCCCGTCTGGTACGACATCGCGGTGAGGCCGACCGCTTCGAGGTCCCCCGCCCGGATCCGGGCGTCGATCTCTCCGCGGCCGACGTCGCGCTCGATGAACTCCCGCAGCGGCGACGTGTCGACGAGGCTCTGGAAACGGGGACTCAGCCCGGTCCCGCCGCCCAGCAGCGACCCTCCCATCCGCAGGCCCACCTTGAGCAGGGAAGCGGGGTTGGTGCGCAGCACTTCCTCGGTCGTGAGCGAGAGCCAGCGGCGCTTCAGTGCCTGCGTCGCGCCATGCAGGTTTCCGTTGTAGGCAGCAAGGAAACCCACGTTGATCGCGCCCGCCGAGACGCCGGTGAGGAGGGGGATCCGAAGCCCGGGCAGCTGTCTGCCGATATAGCTCAGCACGCCGGTCTGGTAGGCGGCCCTCGCGCCGCCACCCGAGAGGGCGAAGGCCAGTTTTCCCCGCGCGGCGCCGGAAGCGCCGCTCCCAGGGGCTCCCGTCACGCCGGTCCCCGCGTCAGGACCGTCCGCCGGGTCGGCCCAGGAGTTGCCGGTGCCAGGAACGGGCCGCCGGCCGCTCGAGTTCGCCCGCCCGCAGCGCCGCCAACGTGTCGATGGTTGGATCGAAGACGGGAGTCGCGTCGCCGATCGCTCCGGTCAGCGCCCGCGCCCGGAACTCCGGTCGCGCGCAACTCTCGATTGCGCCGGACTCGTCCCGGTAGAACACGCGTGTGCTGTCGAGAAGCGAGCAGCCCAGGCGTTCCTCGAGCGCGCCCAGCCGCCGGGACATCGCGTCGATCGAGCATCCGGACGCGGGCGCCGAAGCCTCGTCCACGGCGACGACCGCGAAACGGTCTTCGATCCATTCCACGCCCGCCCGCAGCGCCGTCCCGTGCGCGGTCCAGATGTCGACGAACGCGCGCAGGTCGACCATCAGCGCTTCGCGCTCCTCGGAGGTCAGCGGACGGTCCGCCCCGTAGATCCAGACGCGGGCGGAATCCGGAAGCGATGTCAGCGGAACACTCATGCCGGGACCATACGTCGGCCCGCGACCTCCCGCCAACCCGGGTGTGCGCGGGCTGGCAGCCCACGGCCCGCTATTCGTACCGAAGCGCCACGAT
This genomic interval from Candidatus Palauibacter polyketidifaciens contains the following:
- a CDS encoding metallophosphoesterase; its protein translation is MQRTIVHFADLHLDSPFAWCEATGDVARRRREALRDTLLAIVELVRSTGADALFCGGDLYEHDRVTLDTANFLRQTFASLDPVPVYVAPGNHDWYGPTSAYATEGWSGNVHIFRDATLQAVSLAPGITLWGGAHCAPANTDNFLGDGFRVSGAGAHVALFHGAERSWLAAQGERKAPYAPFETAEIPESGLNHAFLGHYHRPADGAHHTYPGNPDPLQFGEEGERGPVVATIDAEGEVARERHVVAVTPVHDLRLDVTGLTSRQQIRDTLRAMTESLAGLARLTVCGDLEPSLDLQEDTIREQLLETFDAVQVRKSELHLAYDLEEIRGEPTVRGRFVEDVMGAELAEDEERRVLRMGLRALDGRDDLEVL
- a CDS encoding patatin-like phospholipase family protein is translated as MTGAPGSGASGAARGKLAFALSGGGARAAYQTGVLSYIGRQLPGLRIPLLTGVSAGAINVGFLAAYNGNLHGATQALKRRWLSLTTEEVLRTNPASLLKVGLRMGGSLLGGGTGLSPRFQSLVDTSPLREFIERDVGRGEIDARIRAGDLEAVGLTAMSYQTGRTVLFVQGEPRSGPGRASAHYRLVRTNISVDHILASASIPLVFPAIKLGQQYYGDGSFRTAAPLAPAIHMGADRIFTISARYRRSELEARAPDTTGYPPPARVLGLLLNSVFLDTLDWDAAALRRINLLVDRLPREVSESQGLRRVDLLILRPSRDIGKLARDFEIELPPALRFLVRGLGTPDIKTADFLSYLLFESEYIRALVELGASDAEANWGRIEAFLT